Below is a genomic region from Rhododendron vialii isolate Sample 1 chromosome 5a, ASM3025357v1.
AATGTGAATTGTTGAGGGCAAATCAGTAAATTGAATgtggtggtgtttttttttttttttttccacgtcTTGCCCTCAAACAGTTACCAGTTCCACTTTTACATGGCAAACCTATCCACGATATTTATTTCACATCCTAGGCCTATGGAGGGTGGATTTCCTATTGTGTTCTCAGTTCTCACAACTACAAGgcaattctttttgttttactaAAGATCGGGCACGCGGGATGCGGATGCAAGTCGAATTCTGCGTGTGCACCAAACGTTAGTAAATATAAATGCTCGAGTCTGAACTCCAAACCAATTTACATTCCAATCGAGATGTCCAGAATTTAGTCCCACCTAATCCTTcgtttacttttacccaagtattttgagaaataaccattttttagcgcaaaaatgtcatttttgtgctaaaaaattatttctcaaaatacttggataaaagtgccaaaattttactttttttgattcatttcgtcgagacgaatcaataatccacaaaagtttggcgcaaaactaacaaatgcgaaaaaaattcaagtaaggacaattttcagatttaagtcaAGTCCAAGAGAACGCATTAAGCAAATAGATTAGTGGCAtttagggtgggtttggattgaaaagttaacttctttttttgtctttatttgaatttttttttgcatttgtttgttttgtgtcaaacttttgtaacttattgatttgtctcgacaagaggaatcggaaaagtaaaaattttgattgaaactcataattttttgaagaaaaacaaaaataagtcaataagtcaacttattttacttattcttgcctttttgtaaaaaaataatgagttttgatcaaaattttttactcttCCTATCCTTCtcgccgagacgaatcaataagtcacaaaagtttaatgcaaaattatcaaatacaaatttttttaaataaagacaaaaaaaagttacttttttcagttttaaagCTAAATCATACTgggtaaaattatcaaatacaaattttttttaaataaagacaaaaaaagttacttttttcagttttaaagCCAAATCCTACTGGGTAATTGTCGATCTAAAAGTCAAACATAAATTGGCATTTGGTTTTTTCCTTTGTGGTCTTTTTTTCAACCGAAGCAAATAGATTATTGAGAGCTTCCAGAAGTTCAAATTGGAAAGATTCACTTGATAAAGTCAACAAAATTAACGTGTGAGCAtatgaattatttttgaatcactTCAGCCAGATATGTCTTCGTAGTGCAACAGTTTCTAGAAGAATCACAAGAATGATCATCAAACTAGTAATGATCTACCGCCGAAGTGGTTGTTCGAGTGGTTGGAGTAGCAAACGTAAGGTTGTCTCTCTCCCACCAGTCTTGAATTTAATACTTTGGACCAGGGGGTTAGAAGAGATGGCTCTAATTGAACTTGCTCTACGGTAGAGGCCTAGTGACGGAGCCCGCACCGTGGTTGGCGAAAATCAATCTTTCCTCCCGATCGGCTTTGACATATAGTAAGTCCGAACGTTCTAAATCCAGTGGGTTCCCCTATGGATGGGATCGGTAGGCTTTTCCTTGGGGGGGAAAGAAAAACTAGTAATGATCCACGGCCCAAAATTAATCCATGTTTGGTGGGCCAGTGGAGTAAACCTGTATAGATAAGGGCTATTGACGGGCCGGTGCAAAAAATAAGCACACAAGTGAAAGGCCCAGCAGGCTAGGACTTGATGAGCTGCTCTATGGAAATGaaggcccaggacgtgttttgataattaatacccgctaaggacaagctaagaacatttgttaatactgaaaatgtccttgacgggtattaattatcaaaacacatcattggctgtcattttccctccGATGTGCGTATTTGAGTTAGTACATGGAAGGAGTCCACTTATTTCGGGTAATTTGTTGTTAAAGGATAAAACCCAAGAGAAATGGGCATTTCGGCCTTGTTTGGTGGAAGCAGTTATGGCCTGTGATACTGCAACCGCCCCATGAATTGGTTATTTCTAAATGAGTCATGAAAGGGAGTATAATGAACATATCCTGTCTCCACATTGGATCAAGAAAAGGGTCAGAGGGATAAAAAATCGCTAATTCATACGAAGCCATTGAACCGGCCCATCGCAGCGCTTAATTTTACAGTTCGTCTTggcaattaatggttcagagaatgctagggacaaagaaataatatcccgaaaagatcaactagtggttgagattcactttgatgtgtgtgacccaatcattaaagtgattctcaaccactgattgctgttttcgggaTATTTTCgggataagttttctttgtacctagcattccccttttttaaaatccggaacACCGAAAGCACTTTTGGACTGTGAAATTGAGAGCGGTGGAGAGAGTGATGAAACAGAGCGGTGGAGGTAGATTTTCTGTATGGCCAATGAGGAATTTCCCCAAAAAAGGGGGAGGAAGTTGTCTCCGGTAACCGTTTCATATGCCTTGGAGAAATGTATTAACCAAAAAGCCTACATACATGACTCCGGACGCAATTGTCTCGAGGTAGTGTTTGGTAGTTTTGCTCAATATCAAAAGGCCCCCACGACTCATGTTTTCATGGATTCATGAGGTGGAGTTTTCATCAACTGTTGTTTTGCTCCAAGTATGGAAGAAAACTGCCCGAAACAAACGAGCCAAGTCGAGCATTAGTGTTCAAGTTCGACTTATTTAAATTCAATGAGTTTGAGCTCAATTCTATTTGAACCAATCCGAAATAATTGATGTGCGAAGCTCGAACTTTGCTCATTCAAAATTTAGTGAGCTCAAGCCGAATTGAGCCCAGATGTTCGAGCTCAACAGACTAAACAAGCCAAACATATACATATAAGCTGAGCTTATCTATTACTCCTAGTCGAGGTACACTAACTCGAGCTCTGGCCACAAATCCAAAGGAAAAACTAGACATTGACAATGGGGAAGAATGTGGAGAATTAATGATATATGGCTAAATCAGAACCCACCAAATTAAAGCCCCATCTCGTTTTATCAGTTTCTGTGTTGATCTGATCATATGTTTGTTTCTGTGTATTTGTAATGGCATGCCATTTCTGTCACTGTCCAACATCACATGATAAATTCTCGAGGGACCAGCAGAGGTGTGGCACTCTGATCCACAGACCAGATCAACAGTACCCTGATAGAATGATCATTTGTTAGTTATTTGCTCCATATCTTAAATTCAGAACTTCTCGGGGCAGTTTATTTGGTGTCACGGATTTAAATGGATTGCGCTAGTGGATGATGGGATAACCTGGGTGTTGGGGCTGAAAAAATTCTTGAACCTCTTCCTTCTTGCTTGCTGTTGTACAGTGAAAGGATAGAACAGTGAATTGGGTACCTGAAAATCGAAGGGGGGTGTACCTCCGGGAAGACACTCCGACGAGCAAGTTAGTAAGAGCTCGAGAGGTagagaaaaatatgtttttagtGAAGTTTGTAGGAATGAGAGAAATTAGATCCTTTACCTTGTGGTATCACCTCTTATTTATAAGCAAGGCTTTGAGTGTTGGACAAGTAAATGATGTCACTTTCAGCTATAAGTAGAAAGCTTATAGATCATGTCACTTTCGGCCATAAGTAGAAAGCTTCTAGACGACTCTTTGATTTCTACTTGCAAGCACTATTCTTGAGATCTTTTCCCGAGTAATAAAGGACCTTCCGAATGAAAGCTTTACACCGCCGAACGAGCTAATGTATGCCGAGCGATCATCCGGTTAAGACGTAAGAAAAAGTACGCTCGGCAGAATTGTTGGGGGTTGAATATCGTTCGGCTGAACAGCAGAGTGCCTTCCTGTGACACGTAATGACGTTACAGACGAATTGAGAACCCTGGGGATAATGTGTCTGGAACAGGTGCTAGTTTTGACTCTAATCTTTTTGGCCTTTCCGACCGTGGTTATTTCGGCTCACTGGGACTCTAGGAGCTAGAATTAGTCAAGTAGTGGCGGAGGCAATTATTgagagttcaatttttttcttttttgttacttttagTTTGACTAATGAGTAACCTCTTATACTTCACGTCTTCACCAAGCCTTAGCCTCCAAATACCATATGTTCACAATTGTTGTCTCACTGTCAAATGCATTTCAAGCCAACCTCATTTCCTgtatttctttctcttcctaattacactaataaaaaataaaaaaggagagTGATTGTCACGCTCCTCTTTTTGATATCCActcttttgctttgttttttaatgttgaaagtgtatgtacttttttcactaaaagacaaaaaattgaatgtatataaaaaaaaggggagtatgaaaatgtaaaaaagcAAAGATTGTTTAATGAATTACCATCTTTTAATGATGGTTGAGATAATGATTGGAACATTCCAAAATAGTATAAGGGACGAGCAATTTAGAACGGATGGAGTACGGTTTTAGGATCACTGGAGGCCTGCCTTGAGTCCAGGTTTTACGAACACAATAGATTTTTTACTTCCAacataccaaaaataataataaaacacaATAGATTCAGGAAAGGATTGCCCacattattattatcaaaattcCTAGAATCACACCCACTCATACACCCGTTTGTACACACTTACGAATGTGTAGAAATGTGGATGTGTAAATGGACGTGAATGTGGTGCTGGCATTGATCTTTTGTCATTAGCCATGTCCTGAGCTGAAATTTTGAAGACACTCCATGTGGCCTTACCTTGGACACAACGTATGGCACGCGGCGACCCAAAGTGGTAATCCGATAGGCTCAACCTGTCTCTAATGGACCCCTCCATATCCCATCCAatactctcttttcttttggttcaACGGCGTGTTCAGGTCAACTTACacgcatctcaattaatttttcttttgaactagTTAAAGACAAACCATCAACACCGAAACTAAAAAATTCGCAAGAACTTTTCTTGCCGCctaaaatcaataatcaaaccaCGATTAATTGTGTAGAAAGCAAACACAAGTACCAACCCGGGGATCCATCCACTACCCTATGTCACTATCtaaattctctctctcgctccaAATCTTATCAAACTTCGTAACGCGTAAAAAGTTTTAAGCTAAAGTACAAAAATTTCGAATTAAATTTGGGACATTAGACATGCAATCATGAAATCAAAAGCAAAGTGCTCAGCTGACCCAACCGAAACCTCTGAGAGGTAAACATGAATTTTATATTTACAAACATAAAACAAGAATGAGGGAAAACCCTACTGGAGGACAGCATAAGGGTTGGCCCTGTCTAGGTCGTTCATGCTCGGTAATGAACGGTTTAAATTTCACCTCAACTGAATAATTGAAATCTATTCGGCCGAGATAAAATCCAAACCGTTTGTCAAGCATGAACGGCCCGAATAAGACCACCATCCATGCTATCCCCTAAGCGACGGCAGGGTCCCCCATTTCctttacaacaaaaaaacaatccCATCGATTAAGCTGGAATACTACCTACCCAGCTAAAAAACAAGGCCAGCTAGAAAAGCCATCACAATCCCAGCTCAAGCCGATACCAGATGTTATGCGACGTTAAATATAGATCACTCTCATGGCAGAATAACTAGAGTTATGGATGCGGTCCGTTACACGTGAAATCCATGTGGTGTTGCACGCTGCACGTGAAACCCGTACACATCAATCTCTCTCCTTGTTGCACATTTATGTTTAGATTTGCATGCGTACAGAGAAGGACAGTGACTTGACACTCCACTTTTAGCCAATAAAactctattttctattttgtaatgTCACATGATCAAACACAAAGTGGAGTGTCAGTGGTTAAAACTTGAGTACCGAAATCAATTTCCTATAGAGAACTATGTCTAAAATATTCCCAATTGAATACTTGAATATCAGCATTTAGGCTCTGTtcgtttcgatgtaaaatggtttttcatgtaaaataatttttcagaaaataaattttaaacttttattctttagtgtttggttggcacataaaaaatattttcaaaaattgacaaaatagtgtagagaaagagagagggtttAACGATgaaattcaattcaattcaagagagagagagagagagagagagagaggaggaggattgAACGTGGTCAAGACTGACGATCGAGAGGACTGAGcaatgagaattgcagtagaagatagcgggttaattttaaaaaataacttacTAAAAATTTAAGAGTAAgctattttcatccaattaatgaaaaataatttatctttattttttatacaactaaacaccaaaaaataatattttacgcCCAGATAGACAGCCTAAAGTCTTTTTATAAGAGTTATATAGTAACAAGTGGGAAAACGAAGTGTGAAGGTACTGGAAAAGTAAAATGTACATACAACTCCACCTGGACAATATTAGTGGAGGTGGTTTATTAAGAaaccactttctttttttattaaaaagtcTTGATTATGTGATTTCACTCTCAATTAACCCGAAAGATTAGCCATCGATCTGATCTACTTAAGTAGCATTACCGatctcatttagtaaatgaactAGCTCGGGCTCGAATATCACGAGACTTAATGAACCAAGTTCAAGCTTCATTATTCGAACCCTGGCTCGAGCTTAATCTAGATTAACTTtgaacgagccaagcttgaacactgCCAAGCGTTCTCTTGCTTTACCAACATGTTGTTTCTAAAGACTGCCCTCTCTCGGCTAGCTATTGGTCCAGCCTACTATGAGGATCCCGTATCCAGCAACTCATCCTATGCGAAGGTCGTCAACGCCGCTTTACTAGGTTGGCACTATGAAGCTTATCTTATTCGCTATTAAAAAGGGAAAGGGCTTTTTCAGCTGGTGCGCAGGAGCGCACTTCCATTTTCCTTTACTAGTAAGTGGTCCGTGGTTCCTATGATGTCGCGTTTCCCGGTCCTTTACTCTACTCGGCTCGACTTTAACTTGTTTGCACCAACGAGAGATATAGAGGGTCGTGTCAAGTTAAAGTTATAGATTTGCTTTAAACAAGCCAAGCACGAACACTTTAAAAACCAGGCTaagctcggcttggcccggCCAAGCTTCTTGCACGGACGAGGGAACACAGAGTCGACTGAGGTGCTGATaccagaaagaaaagaaaagagtcgACTGAGGTGGGACCCTCTGGGATGGTAGTAGGGTTGTTATTATCCACTAGGTATTCGTGGCGGTAAACCATTCGAAGAAAGCAGAGAGACATCTCACCTCGGGAAGTGTGTGATTGTTCCACGCGGCGAAATCTGGTATATATCCTCTGACAAGCAGGACCCCAAGAGTCAAGAGGAGGGGAAAAAACCAGCCTACTAACCGAAACTGATCAGAACAATATAGTAAAACcaacgcagagagagagagatactaCACATATATCGTCGGCAACAGGACACCACCagagccagagagagagagagagagagtgagagaggggagggattgACGGCAAATGGACGGCATCCCGGGAGgatttcttttgggttttctgGGGCTGGTGtaagatatttttttataactcaggtggtGGTCGGATCTTAATATAAAATTGGGGAAGGACGGTTTGttttccctcttttctctctttcacgtgtctttctttctttctttctctctctctctcttaaattcAGTTTCTTTCTGCTACCCTTTTTCTTCGTCTTTGTTCTTTTCCCTTCACTTTCTGTTGgtttttttgacaaaatctgTCGGTGGGTTGTTCCTTCTGAGCCTTCCTTGGCGGTGGTTTTCCTATATATACACAGACAccactctccctccctctccctcttgcGGAGTGTTGTATCTCTCTCTTGCGGAgtgttgtagagagagagagagagagagagagagagatggaagggAAAAAGCAAGTGGGTTCTGCTTCATCATCTTCCTCGTTCACTTCTGATCTTTTTGGTGCAAAGGAATCCTCTGTTTCTTCGTCTTCTGGAATCTTTGGGTCTATCTTTTCCCCTTCGTCGAAGGTACCATTCTCACTCCCTTTTACTGATGACGTTATTTGAATTGTTCTGTTTGTGATTTTGTGGCATTTAAGAGCACTCACTGAGTTGGGTTACATGGGTACCCATTTGTATGGGCTTGTTCTTTCCATTGATTCAAAGAGTCTAGGAAAACAACCTTAAAAACTCAATTCCGGATACAACTGTATCCGAAACCATTGAATGTGTGTGGACAGTTGACCCATGTTCATCCAACGGTTTCGAACGTAGTTGTGtctgtgttttaaagttgtgtccGTTGCATTGCTTTTCTcaatttgatgttttttttttgtttaagtttGTATAATGTTGTGAGAGTCCATGGAGGTGAAGAGAACTCCATACAGTTGAATAAATCATGTGGGTTTCTCTTGAAGCTCTCTACATTTGTGTGAAGAACATAGAATTTAAATCTGTTACTTATtagaaaatcttttttaacGATGGAGCCTTGAATAATTGTTTACGGAGTCAATCGCAACCGGGAAAGAGTTGAACTTTTTctcggaaaagtttcattaaaatccggatcattcaaaacacttttggacagtcgTGATTGGTTACTGCTGTAAAGAACTTGTTCACGgcagagccgtgaataagtttctctcattatttttatgtatttcaaTTAAAATCAGTACTTCGTGAGATGGTGTGAGGTTTTGGTATTTATCTACTCTTCTTTTAGGACTTTCGGTCTATGGTTTTAGGTATTTAATTTGTCTAATTAAGTCAGGTTTTAAATAAAACCCGCCACAGATCATATCAGGCGTTATGTAATGGAAGTTCGAAACCTCTGATATCGTTATTTAATTGCGTATCATCCGGTACGGTCTGATATCGGCCAACATTTGATCGCAATTTAAAACCCTGGTCTAAGTGCACTGCAAGTGCTTCCTTTTCTGtgttatgagtttttttttttttttgaataattctGTGTTATGAGTTTAATTCAGTCAAATATGTCATTAATAGTTATGTTTACTGAAGGAAAGCTGGTAAttggcttttttgtttttgtttaaggTATTGGGGAGGGAGTCTCTGCGTTCTGAGGCAGTTGACAAGAAGCAAGACTCTTCTACTCAGGCTTGGAGTACTAAATCTGGACCTCAAGGTTTGTGAAGATTAATTAGTAAAATCTAAAAACATGAAGATTGCTTGAATTTtagttttcacctttttcctgcatgataaataaatatttcCATTGAACTTTTGGAGTTTGGTCTACCCTGCCAAGTTGATGATTTAGTGGATTCTGAGGGCATCAGTGTGGTCTTTATTGTATTTACTGATTTATCTTTCTTCGTTTTCGATAATTACTCTAGGTCAGCATACTCGCACCTTGACAAACCACGGGACCAATCCCACAGCACTCCACTAGCATGGAGCCCGGAAGCCTGGACAAACCCCATATGGATTAACCCCACAagagggggtttttttttttggttagccCCACAAGAGTTTATACCTAAGAGAGAGTGAAGTTGAAACCTAAGAGAAAGCAATTACATAAGTCACAGGTCTTGACCACCAAGCTAGCAAGCCCACCCGGTGGATTGTTACTAGATAATCCTGTTTCAATTAGACTTGAAAATGCTCCCATGCGGCCTGCAAACGTTCGCAACGGACTTGTTGTATGCTTGTAATCTGCAATTTGTTATAGCCTTCATTGATGTGTTTGTGGAGAATCAACTCCCTTTACTTAGTTTCCTTAATGAGGAAGATCTAGAATTATTATAGAACACCCTCACTGGTTCAGATGGCCCTGTTTTACATTAGAGGCTGTTAACCCGTTTGATTGAACAACTCCAATTGCTCTGTACTGGATTGAAAATTTACGAATTAATCGTAAGTTTCATGTCCAATCTTTTTCCAGGAACTTCAGTTCTGtggtttttccttttcaagtttTCGTTTGGTGATGGAATTCCTGTGGGAATTGGAGCTAATTCTTACTTCTTTCCAGATACAATCTCTCGGAGCAGTGAAGGAGAGAATGTGAGCTTTCCAAATAGGGAGTCGTCGAGCCCTATTTACGAGGAACAAAGAGGACAACCTTGTCATCTCAGCTCATCGCTATATTATGGCGGTCAAGACGTCTATTCTCATCCTCAGAATACCCAAGCCTCTTCGTACCCACCGGTTAGTGCTTGTTATGATAAATCGGTACTTCATTACTTTATGCATGTTGAAAGAGCTTGGCACGCATGACACAATTACTACTATGCATCTAAAGCGATATCTGTTAAAAGCATTACTGTTATGCTGGCCTCGACGAGATTTGCATGGAAGCATCACACTTATTGAGGACCTTTAGAATTGGAAAACAATTCACAAACACGAAATTTGTTAACGCTAATCAAATGTCTCAGAGTCAGACTCATCAGGTCAATAAAGATGGCGGAGAAGATGATTCAGGGAGTGCTTCAAGAGGAAATTGGTGGCAAGGTAGGATCTTATCTTACTTGCATTAAGTATCTTTCTATAAAAGTGGTATTAAGCTaaattttgctaaaatttttgggttttttcttattcaaatttttttcacgttttttagttttgcgccaacttttgtgaattattgattcgtctcgtcaagacgaaccggaaaagtaaaaaattataacttttaccgtaatatattttgaaatatctaagataaagccCAGAAAGCCAGCTTCTGCAGGGTCGCGTCCTAGGTGCTAACATACTATTTCCTCCAATATTTGCTTCTGCAGGGTCTTTATATTACTAAGAGCTCACCACTTATGGCATGGGAATTTCCTCTATACTCATTTAGGTATTTTGTGCATTTTAATATGTAATCATCCTTCTCTTTAGTTTGCCCGCGGAATTCGTTTGTATTTCGAATGATGTTATAGGAGGATTAATTGACTTATGATCACATCAGTTAGTCTCTTGTTCATAACTGTTAGAAACCAAAGTCGGTACTAGGGTTGAGTCGCGGTCGTAGCGGCTGTGGACTGGTCCATTACCAGAAACGAAACCAATATGTAATGAGAAACGACCGATGCACGTGATTTTCAGTCTCACCA
It encodes:
- the LOC131327019 gene encoding uncharacterized protein LOC131327019 isoform X2 — protein: MEGKKQVGSASSSSSFTSDLFGAKESSVSSSSGIFGSIFSPSSKVLGRESLRSEAVDKKQDSSTQAWSTKSGPQDTISRSSEGENVSFPNRESSSPIYEEQRGQPCHLSSSLYYGGQDVYSHPQNTQASSYPPTHQVNKDGGEDDSGSASRGNWWQGSLYY
- the LOC131327019 gene encoding uncharacterized protein LOC131327019 isoform X1, which encodes MEGKKQVGSASSSSSFTSDLFGAKESSVSSSSGIFGSIFSPSSKVLGRESLRSEAVDKKQDSSTQAWSTKSGPQDTISRSSEGENVSFPNRESSSPIYEEQRGQPCHLSSSLYYGGQDVYSHPQNTQASSYPPSQTHQVNKDGGEDDSGSASRGNWWQGSLYY
- the LOC131327019 gene encoding uncharacterized protein LOC131327019 isoform X3 codes for the protein MEGKKQVGSASSSSSFTSDLFGAKESSVSSSSGIFGSIFSPSSKVLGRESLRSEAVDKKQDSSTQAWSTKSGPQDTISRSSEGENVSFPNRESSSPIYEEQRGQPCHLSSSLYYGGQDVYSHPQNTQASSYPPVNKDGGEDDSGSASRGNWWQGSLYY